AGCGAGAGATACTCCGCCCGCCCGAGCTGCACCCGCACGTACCTCCCCGTCCTCCCTACCGCCACGCTCGTCGGACTCCCTCCCACTCCCGCGACGAAATACGCCCCCACACCCGCCTGCCCCAGCACCTCCGAAAGCCCTCCGCCCACGAAAGGCTCGTCCGACACCAGCACGTAGAAATCCCGTAGCCTCTCCCCGCAGCAGTCCGTCCGATTCCACACGTCCACCCACTCGATCCACCCCACCGCTCCCAGATCCACCTCCCACCACGGCTCCGCCTCCCACGCCGTGTGCGTCACCGACCCGTCCCACCACATCCCGCTCTCGTTCCCGTCCACCGCACGCGACGCCACCGCACCCTCGATCGTGCTCGACTGCCGCGCCACCTTCCCGAGCGCGAGATTCGTCCGCGGCGTGGGGGACGCCGTGGCCGTCGACGTCGGCACGGGCGTAGGCGTCGAAGAAGGAACCGGCGTCCAGGTGCGCGTCGGCGTGCGTGTGCGCGTCGCGGTCGCCGTGAACGTGCGCGTCACCGTCGGCGTGGGCGTGTGCGTTCGCGTAGGTGTGAACGTTCGGGTCTGCGTGACCGTCGGCGTGGCGGAGGGCGTCCTGGTTCGCGTCGGAGTGGGGGTCTCGGTCGGTGTGCGGGTGCGCGTGGCCGTGTGCGTCACGGTAGGGGTGGAACTGATCGTAGGGGTCGACGTGGCCGTCGCGGTACGCGACGGGGTGAAGGTGTGAGTTCGTGTCGGCGTCACGCTCGGAGTCGGCGTACGCGTGAACGTGCGTGTCGGGGTCCGCGTCGACGTGGAGGTCGGCGTCCGCGAAGGCGTGGAAGTCTCCGTGGGTGTCGGAGTGTGCGTCGGTGTTCGTGTTCGCGTCGCCGTCGCGGTCGGCGTGGGCGAAAGCGTGATCGTCGGAGTCGGCGTCACCGTCGCCGTGTGCGTGACCGTGGGTGTGGAGGTCGGAGTCGCAGTGACCGTTCGAGTGGGTGTGGGACTCGGAGTCCCGAGGATCGGGTAGACGAACTCGGCACCGGCCACCTCGTCGTCCCGCACCGAGGGATTCGCCGAGCCGTAGGGATTGGCACACCGGCCGTCGAAGTGCGCGGAGCTTCGCATCGTGGCGTCGGGGTCGGAGGAGTGGCCGAAGCCGATCGCGTGGCCGAGTTCGTGGACTGCGACCTCGCCCACGTTGCACGCGTTCCAGACCGAACAGCCCGACCACCCGTCCGCGAACGTGACCTTGCCGAGCACGATCCGGTTGAACGTCGTACCGTTCACGACCTTCGTCTGGGTCGTGGAGCAATAGCCGCCGATCGCGAGCACGCCTCCGCAGCCCGCCGGGTCGTCGACCTCGTCGAAGGGATCCTCGAAAACGATCCGGTTCCCGTTCGAACAGCCGGCGAACGGAACGGGGCTCATGGGACCGCCGTCGCCGAGCGCGAGAGCGGAGGTCGGGATGCTCGTCCAGGCGTCGAGAGCGTCCCGCACGGCTTCGATCGACTGCGCTGCCGTCATGGCGGGCCCGGTCGTCCCTGTCGAATCGATCTTGAAAAAGACGGTCTCGCCCGAATCGGGCTCGAACCAGCGGGAGGGAGACCCGAGAAACGTGAACGAAGCTCGGTATTCACGCGGGACATCGCTCTCGAGCTCGGCCGGCACGAGTTCGACGGGGCGCTCGGGAAGCACGGCAGCGCCGCCGGAGCGCTCGAGCGTGTCGCGGATGCGGCCTACGAAGTCCTCGAGGGTAGAGAACCTACGCCGGCCGCGCTCGAACCGGCCCGAAAAGGGCTCGTAGACCGTAGCTCCGTAGCCCACGTCGGGCCGGACTACCTCCCAGCCGTGGCCGTCGTCCTCGACGACGTACTTCCCCAGCGAGAGATGCGCCGTGTGGAGTGTCCCGTCCGCTCCCTGCTTGAGAAAGACGAGAACCCGCTCGCCGACGGTGTACTCCGCGCTCCCCACCACGCGCTCGACGTGATCCCCGACGATCCCGCCGGGTTCCTTGAGCACGAACTCCTCGAGCGGGAGATTTCCCTTGAGGATTTCTTCCGGTTCGAGCCAGACATACGTGTGGACGGCACCGTTCTCGTCGAGAAGGGACTCGATTTCCGTCACGTGTCCGAGGACGATGGCTGTCGCGTCGAGGGCGAGCTCTTCTTCGGAGAGAGCCACGAGTGTCGTGCCCGGCGCAGGGCTCGGAACGACCACGAGGGCCAAGGCAACGCACAGGAGAAACCGCCGAAGACCCGCACCCATTCCGCACCCGAACCGAGCACGATTTATGCCACAGGAGCCGAAAGTTTCCCATGCATCCTCGCGAAGCGCATCTGTACGCGGCCAACTGCGCACGCTCTCGTGAAGGGTCCATGGCGAGTGACGTGAGAAGCGAGGAACGAGAAACGGTCCCCGCCACTACCGCGTGGTACGAGCGTCGAAGTCGTGACACGAGGAACATCCGAACTCGTGACGCCACGGAAGGCGCGTCGCGAGCACACGCGGAGCCCGACCGGGTCCGGTTGGCAGGCGAAAAATCCCCGGTACCCGACCGGAGTTGCCCTCACCGTGAGGCGCAGGGATCGACCCAGCGCAGGCCCGGGAAACGAGCGAAGTCCGTGTCGGTCGTGTAGAGACCCAAGCGAAACCCACCCCCTCGGGTCCCGAAAGACACGCCTCCCACCACCGGCGCGCCCGCCCGTGCACCGGCGAGTCGGTGTTATGCGCGTGCACGAGAACGCTTACGTCGGGAAGAATCACGGAGCTGTTTCGCCCACTTCGCCGAGAACGCCTCGGCCTCGAGTTCGTCCACCAGCTGGTCGAGCTTGTCGAGGTCGATCCCGGGCCGTAGGCGGGAACGGCTCGAACGTAAAGTTCGACCCGAGTGTCCGCCGCGAACCGAACGCGCAGTTCGAGTGTGCGGCGGGACTTCGCGTGGCGTCCACGACGATCGCGAGGGACGTGCTCTCTCTGGTCGCGTCGAGCGAAGGCGTACGGCCGTGTGCGTCCGAGCGCGGAAAATTCGCCATAGCAGGCGGCACACCGAAAAGGTTTTTTTCTTTTACGAAAAAGCCGACGTCGACAGCTTTGGTTCTTGACCTGGGAAGGAAGACGGCGTATGAGCGCCTGGACTTCTGCTGTGTCCCAGTGGGTTGGCGAGGCAGAGGCGGATATCCGGGGCGGCTCTGGCTCTTCCCCACCCGGATGGCGTCCGAAGAAGAGGAGGGAGGAACCACCATGCGGAAACGAACCCCGTGGGCGGAAGCGGCGGGGACGGTCATCGTCGTTCTCGTCGCGGGTTGTGCGGTGCCGAAGCCGGGGACCCAGTGGAAACCCTATCTCGAACGGCTCAAGTTTCCTCCTCGCACCTCGCACGTCCAGAAAGACGACGCCCGAGCCGGCACGAAAACGGCCGACAAAACGCCGAATCTCCGAACCGTGGAGTTCGACGACGAGCACCCGACCGTCGACGCCTTCGTCGAGCAGTTCTCGACGCGTAGTCGCCGGTCCTTCGGCTATGCGCTCGAGCGTTCGGGTCGTTTCGTGCCGGAGATGATGGCCATCCTGGAAGAAGAAGGCCTTCCCCCGGAGCTCGCCTATCTCCCGCTCATCGAAAGCGGATACCGCACGAACGCCCGGTCCCCGGCCGGTGCCGTGGGACCTTGGCAGTTCGTTCGCAGCACCGGCGAGCGGTACGGACTCCGCATCGACTGGTACGTGGACGAACGCAGGGATCCCGTGAAATCCACGCGAGCGGCCGCACGCTACCTCGCGGACCTCCACGAAATGTTCGGCGACTGGAACCTGTCCATCGCCGCGTACAATACGGGTGAGTTCAACGTCGCTCGCGTCGTCGACCGCGGCACGAAGGATTTCTGGGAAATGGCCGAAAAAGGCTACCTCCACCCGGAAACTCGGTCGTTCGTACCGCAATTTCTCGCGGCGCTGAAAATCGCGCGCGAGCCGGAAGCGCACGGCTTCGCGCCGCCCGAACTACGGCCGTTGGAATACGACACGGTCCGCGTCGACCGTTCCGTCTCGCTCCGGAAGATCGCCGAAATGACGGGAAGCTCGCTCGCCGAAATCCAGAGCCTCAATCCCGCGTTGCTCCGCGGCGTGACGCCGCCGGGAGGCTACACGATTCGCGTTCCCTCCGGGACCGGGGATCGCTTCCAGATCGCTTACGCCCGCGAGAAAGAGAGGTCCGGGCGTCTCGCAGCCGCCGTTCCTCCTCCCGGCACGTACCGGATACGACCGGGCGACACGCCGGCCAGCATCGCGACACGGTTCGGGGTCTCCGTCGAGGCTCTCATGCGCGCGAACGACTGGAGCGATCCAAGGGCCATCCGCGCCGGTGCCCTGGCCCGAATTCCGAAGGAAGCCGCGGCTCTTACCGCCGCATCCAGCGCCCCCGGTTCGGCACGGGCGTCGGCGCAGCGGACGACCTATCGCATTCGGCCGGGTGACACCCCGGAGACGATCGCTCGACGATTCGGTGTCGCGGTCGAAGCTCTCATGGCCGCCAACGGGTGGAAGGACCCGAGGAAGATTCGAGCGGGGGATCTCGCGACGATTCCGCTTCCCGGCGACGCGAGCCCCGATTACCGCCTGGCCGCGCGAGAGCGAGAACAGGAGAAGCGACTCAACTGACGGCCCTCGAGGCCCGCGTCCGAGGCAGCGTACTTCGGACCGCGGCCAGCAGCTCTTCGGGTTCGGGGTCGAACAGTGCGCGGTCGTCGGACCCGCGCGGGCAGTAGAGCAAGGAACGAACGTCGCGCAGGATCGCGATCGTGGGAACCTCGACTGCGGCGGCAAGGTGCAAGGGGCCCGAATCCGGGCTCACGACGAGACTCGCCTCGGCGAGCACGGCCGCGAAGAGCCTCAGAGGGAGCGGCCGAAGCACCCGGATCGAAGGCCGTCCGAGGCTTCGCACGAGCCCTTCGAGCCACTCCTCCTCGGGCCCGAGGAAAACGACGACGGGCAGGCCTTCGCGTCCCATCGCGTCGAGGTGTTCCATCCACCGACCGGCCGGAAAACGTTTCCGCTTGTGGCCACCGACGAAGACCCCGAGAAAGGGAGTATCCCGCCCCAGTCCGAGCGTCCCGAGAATCCGGCGCGCCTCTTCTTTTTCCGTCGGCCGAACACGGTAAAGGGGCCGACGGGGAGCGGAGACCCCCAACCCCCGCGCGATCGCCCTCGACCCGTCGTAGGCGTGACCCGCGCCGTCCAGAAAAAGCGGCACGTTGACGAGCCTCGAACTCGTGCGCGTCGAGCCCACGCGATAGCGGGCACCCACGAGGTAGGCGTAAAGAGAGCCGGAAAAAGAACCGCCCCCCGCATCCACGGTGACGTCGTACCGCCGCCGCCGGAGTTCCCGGAAAAGCCGCACGAACTCCCACGGGCGAAGCACCGCACGTCGAGAGAGGACGAAAATCCGGTCCACTCCCAGCCCCTCGAGAAGAGGTGCCGCCGTGTCTCCGCAGAGACAGTCCAGCTCCGCGCCCGGAAAGCGCTCCCGGAGAGCGGGAATCAAAGGCGTGGCCAGGAGCACGTTGCCGATCCGGAAATTCGGCCGCACCAGAAGGACGCGTGAGACCCCTTCGATCTCCTCGGGACGGAACCGGTCGCCCGGAGGGAGCACCGCCGAGAGAAAAACGTCGCCTACCCGCTTCGCCCACCTGCCGGCGGCGGCACCGAACGCCCGAGCCGCAGGGTGCTTCCACGGGCCGAGCCGCCAGGCTTCGCCGCGGACGCCGGGCTTTCGGACGCCGCGCGCGGACATCACCGAAGGAGACCTTCCACGGTGCTACGAAACTCCCGTGGAATCCGCTGCGGCCGCCCCTGCTCGTCGACGACCACGTGGACGGTCTCGCCCGTCGTGAGAAGCTCGCCGTCACGCCACACCTCGTAACCGATCGTGAGGCGGACTCGGTCGAGTGCGACGAACCCGGCACGGACGAGGAGCAGGTCGTCGTAACGAGCAGGCTTGTGGTAACGGCAACGGGTCTCCACGACGCTCAGGTAGAGACCTCTGGCGATGTAAGCAGGGAACGGGTGACCGAGACGCCGGAAAAGCTCGGCGCGCCCGATCTCGAAAAGCCGGAGGTAGCTCCCGTAGTACATGATGCGCATGGGGTCGCAATCGGCGAAGAGAACCCGGTAGGTGGCGACGTCGAGCCACGAAGGCCGTTCGGCGGCCGTACCGCTTTTTCCGGGGTCTCCGGCACGCCCCGAACCAGGCATTCCGACTCCGGCGCTTTGCTTTTCCATTTTTGCCACCCGTGCGTGAAAAGACGGCGCCATCGTAGCGAATTGCTCCGCCGGCATCCAAGAAGCGCCCCGTCGGGAGCCGCGCCTTCTCCCACCAAGCGGGCCGCCCCGGCACGGTCGGCGCTCCTTCTCGGCCGCACCCCGAGCCCTCCGGCAGGAGCGACGGACCCGACGCCCTCGCCGTCGCGCCCGCCCTTGCGCGCCGCAGGGCCGAGGAGTAACTCCGCGCGGACGGTGCGCCTCGTCACGTTCGAATACCGGGGGAAAGTGCGTCTCGGCGCCGCCACGCGCGACGGAATCGCGGACTTCTCGGCGGACAGACGACTTCCCCGAAGCCTTCTCGAGCTGTTGCGTGAAGGCGGCCCGGCGATCGAGGGCGTGCAGCGAAGCCTCGAGCGCGGGCTCTTTCCGTTGCGTGCGCCGGATCGCGTTCGTCTCCTCGCCCCGCTCCCGAGACCGGGAAAGATCCTGGGCGTCGCCCTGAACTACGCTTCCCACGCGCGGGAGACCGGGCGTGCCGTTCCCGAAGTGCCCACGATCTTCTCGAAAGCGACGACGGCCGTCGTCGGACCGGGAGGCCCCGTCGTCCTCCCCGAGGTTTCCGCGGAGGTCGACTACGAAGGAGAACTCGCCCTGGTGGTGGGCCGGACCATGCACAGGGTCCCGCCGACCGAGGCCCTGCGCTTCGTCGCCGGCTACACGATCCTCGTCGACGTGACGGCCCGCGACTACCAGCGCCGGAGCGGCCACTGCCTCGCGAAATCCTTCGACACGTTCGCGCCCATGGGTCCGTCGCTGGTCACGTCCGAGGAAGTCGGCGACCCCGGAAACTTGCGGATCGTGACGGAGCTCGAGGGGGAAGTGGTGCAGGACGGATGCACGAGAGACTGGATCTTTCCCGCTTCCGAGCTTCTCGCGTTTCTTTCGGAGGTTCTCACGCTCGAACCTGGCGACGTCGTGACGACGGGAACACCGGCGGGAGTGGGAGCCTACCGCACTCCCCCGCGCTTTCTCCGTCCGGGAGACCGCTTGCGGGTTTCGATCGAGCGAATCGGCGTCCTCGACGTGGCAGTACGCGCGGCTTCAGACCGGGCGGAAAGCTCGGCGTAACGCCCGCTCGAGGGACGCGAGGTCGTACGCCGGAAAAAACAGGTCCACGTGTCGCGTGTAGCTGGCCAGGACCGAGTCCCCGGTGTTCCACCGGTGGGGCAGTTCCGGAACGAGCCACACGACCTGCCGCACGCGCTCGCGCATCCGTGCCAGGAGATCGGCGCGCGGGGGGCGGCGGTTGTTCCGCGCGTCGCCCAGGACCAGGAGGATCGTCTGACGCGTCCAGAGCCCGTCGTACTCGGAGCCGAGCCGTTCGAGCACCCGCCCGAAGTCCGACCTCGCGGCGAGGTCGAGCCTCGAGTGCGGGACGACGTAGCCCCGCTCGAAGGAAAGCTCGACGGGCTCGTCGACGTAACCCAGGAAGGTTGTGCGCCGGAAATAGCGCTCGGCCGGGGCAAGGAGAGAAAGGAGAAATCCCGACGCGGTACGCACCGAATACGAGAGATCGACGAGCGCCACGAGGTCGAGCGGGTCGGGCCGAGGTCCGCGGAAGCGGAGCTCGACGGGTACCCCTCCGCGCGTCGTCGCGCGACGGATCGTGCGGCGGAAATCGAGACTTCCTCGTGCACGCCGGCGCCGTCGGCGACTCCAGTGACGCCACCACCGCGTCGCGAGCACCGCGACGAGCTGCTCCGCTTCCTCCACCTCGCGCGGGCTCATCTCCTCGAAGGGTATCCGGCGGAGAACGCGCTCGCGCGCGAGGAGACTCCTCCGGCTCTTCTCGGTTTCCCCCGCTCGCGAGTCTCGGCCTCCCGACGGACGCCCCTCCGGTGTCTTGCCCGCGGCCGAGCTCGAGTCCCGCGGCTCGCTGCCACCGCGGCCCCTTCCCGAACCTCCCTTGCCCTCTCCCTCGCCCTCGGGCCTGGTTTTCTTTTTCCGGCCCGGAGACGGAAGCCGGAAGTACCGGTCGAAGACCTCGTCGAACGTGGGGCGCTCCGCCTCGTCCTTGACGAGCGAGGCGGCGAGCGATTCGCGCAAAGGCTCGCGTTCCACCCCGACGAGCGCCACGGCACGGCAGGCGTCGATCGTCTCGGCGGGACCGAAGGAAAGCCCCGCGGCGCGCAGGGCGTCGAAAAAGCCGAACAGTCGCTCCCTCATCCCGCGCGGCTCGCGGCAGCCAGGAGGCTCGAGGCGCGGGAGTCCGCTTTCCGGAGGTCCTCTTCGTGTTTGAGCACGAGGTTCAGCGTGCGACGGACGGTAGGGAGATCGAGCTCCCGGACACCGAGCGCCACGAGTGCACGCGCCCAGTCGAGCGTCTCGGCTATGCTCGGCACTTTCCGCAGGTCGAGCTTCCGGAGACCGTGGACGAACTCCACGACTTGCCGGCGGAGTTTTTCGTCGAGGTCCGGCACCT
The sequence above is a segment of the Candidatus Binatia bacterium genome. Coding sequences within it:
- a CDS encoding ADP-heptose--LPS heptosyltransferase, producing the protein MSARGVRKPGVRGEAWRLGPWKHPAARAFGAAAGRWAKRVGDVFLSAVLPPGDRFRPEEIEGVSRVLLVRPNFRIGNVLLATPLIPALRERFPGAELDCLCGDTAAPLLEGLGVDRIFVLSRRAVLRPWEFVRLFRELRRRRYDVTVDAGGGSFSGSLYAYLVGARYRVGSTRTSSRLVNVPLFLDGAGHAYDGSRAIARGLGVSAPRRPLYRVRPTEKEEARRILGTLGLGRDTPFLGVFVGGHKRKRFPAGRWMEHLDAMGREGLPVVVFLGPEEEWLEGLVRSLGRPSIRVLRPLPLRLFAAVLAEASLVVSPDSGPLHLAAAVEVPTIAILRDVRSLLYCPRGSDDRALFDPEPEELLAAVRSTLPRTRASRAVS